In the Nitrospirales bacterium LBB_01 genome, one interval contains:
- a CDS encoding DUF2283 domain-containing protein, which yields MDKVTVYYHKELDTMDIWFGDPRDEYICEEAGEGIIFKKNRDGMVIGIEKLYVSKTAGMVGKVIPFELVVA from the coding sequence ATGGACAAGGTAACAGTCTATTACCATAAGGAACTCGACACCATGGATATCTGGTTTGGAGATCCAAGGGATGAGTATATCTGTGAAGAGGCTGGGGAGGGAATAATATTTAAGAAAAACAGAGATGGTATGGTTATCGGAATCGAAAAACTCTATGTAAGTAAAACAGCAGGTATGGTTGGTAAGGTTATCCCTTTTGAGTTGGTAGTTGCATAG
- the rpmE gene encoding 50S ribosomal protein L31: MKEGIHPKYNVAKVACACGSTFETRSTRASITVDICSGCHPFYTGKQKIVDAEGRVEKFRRKYATTKK, encoded by the coding sequence TTGAAAGAAGGAATACATCCTAAGTACAATGTGGCAAAGGTGGCCTGTGCCTGTGGCAGTACCTTTGAGACACGCTCGACAAGGGCAAGCATAACGGTGGATATCTGTTCCGGGTGCCACCCATTTTACACAGGGAAGCAGAAAATTGTTGACGCCGAAGGACGCGTAGAGAAATTCAGGAGGAAGTACGCAACTACAAAAAAGTAG
- a CDS encoding response regulator, with protein MRILMAEDDFVSRVLLQNILSSYGDVDVTINGLEAVEAFSLAFDEGQPYDLVCLDIMMPEMDGLEALKEIRKKEEIAYAVSSANKKMDSCLRRNDKKKRNDKKKKLPPFVIPAYERESSPFNCIIC; from the coding sequence ATGAGAATACTAATGGCGGAGGATGATTTTGTAAGCCGCGTATTACTGCAGAATATTTTGTCTTCATACGGGGATGTGGATGTTACTATAAATGGATTAGAAGCGGTTGAGGCGTTCTCACTCGCCTTTGATGAAGGGCAGCCCTATGATCTTGTTTGTCTTGACATTATGATGCCTGAAATGGATGGTTTGGAGGCATTGAAAGAAATCCGCAAAAAAGAAGAAATTGCATATGCAGTTAGCTCCGCAAACAAAAAAATGGATTCCTGCCTTCGCAGGAATGACAAGAAAAAAAGGAATGACAAGAAAAAGAAATTACCCCCCTTTGTCATTCCCGCCTACGAGCGGGAATCCAGTCCTTTTAACTGTATCATTTGCTGA
- a CDS encoding DUF4258 domain-containing protein, producing the protein MDRKYLFSVQTPLGIEVRITEDYWSYLISIKHPVMLGKEDIVQSVLVIPDEIRLSKTDKDVFLYYKRFDKLYCVVAKHTVTEGYVITAYPTEKIKEGETIWTR; encoded by the coding sequence ATGGATAGAAAATATCTTTTCTCGGTACAAACACCTTTAGGCATAGAGGTTAGAATAACAGAAGATTACTGGAGCTACCTCATCTCAATCAAACACCCTGTTATGCTGGGAAAGGAGGATATTGTCCAATCTGTTCTTGTTATCCCTGACGAAATCAGGCTGAGTAAAACTGACAAAGACGTTTTTCTATATTACAAGAGATTTGATAAACTATATTGCGTAGTCGCTAAACACACGGTAACTGAGGGGTATGTGATAACGGCGTACCCAACTGAAAAGATTAAGGAGGGTGAGACAATATGGACAAGGTAA
- a CDS encoding class II fructose-1,6-bisphosphate aldolase codes for MGAVKYTELGLVNTKEMFKKAMEGHYAIPAYNFNNLEQLQAIVIGCVESKSPVIVQVSSGARKYANQTLLRYLAMGAVQMMKDMGGNIPIALHLDHGDTFELCKSCVDSGFSSVMIDGSHHPYDENVALTKKVVEYAHANNVTVEGELGVLAGIEDDVSSEVSHYTKPEEVEDFVKKTGVDSLAISIGTSHGAFKFKVKPGEEPPPLRFDILEEVQKRIPGFPIVLHGASSVIPEYVDMINKYGGKMDNAVGVSEEQLRRAASSNVCKINIDSDGRLAVTAVIRKVFAENPKEFDPRKYLGPARDELIKMIKYKNEKVLGSAGKA; via the coding sequence ATGGGAGCAGTAAAGTACACCGAGCTGGGTCTTGTTAATACCAAAGAGATGTTTAAAAAAGCCATGGAAGGGCACTATGCGATTCCGGCTTATAATTTCAATAATCTTGAGCAGCTTCAGGCCATAGTGATTGGATGTGTGGAGTCTAAATCACCGGTAATAGTGCAGGTATCAAGCGGGGCAAGGAAGTATGCCAATCAGACCCTTTTGCGCTATCTGGCAATGGGAGCAGTGCAGATGATGAAAGACATGGGCGGAAATATTCCTATAGCCCTTCACCTTGACCACGGAGACACGTTTGAACTGTGTAAGTCATGTGTGGATTCAGGTTTTTCCTCAGTGATGATAGACGGCTCACATCATCCTTATGATGAAAACGTAGCGCTTACCAAAAAAGTTGTGGAGTATGCTCATGCAAACAATGTGACGGTAGAGGGAGAGCTTGGGGTGTTAGCAGGCATTGAAGATGATGTATCCTCAGAGGTCAGCCACTATACAAAGCCTGAGGAGGTTGAGGATTTTGTAAAGAAGACCGGAGTGGACAGCCTTGCCATATCAATTGGGACATCGCACGGAGCGTTCAAGTTTAAAGTGAAACCCGGTGAGGAGCCGCCTCCGCTTCGTTTTGATATATTGGAGGAGGTACAAAAGAGGATTCCCGGTTTTCCGATAGTCCTTCATGGCGCATCCTCGGTTATTCCTGAATACGTCGATATGATAAATAAGTACGGTGGAAAGATGGACAACGCAGTCGGCGTCTCAGAGGAGCAGTTAAGAAGAGCTGCAAGCTCAAACGTTTGTAAGATAAACATAGACAGCGACGGCAGATTGGCAGTTACCGCGGTAATAAGAAAAGTGTTTGCTGAAAATCCTAAAGAGTTTGATCCAAGAAAGTACCTAGGCCCTGCCAGAGACGAACTAATAAAGATGATTAAGTACAAAAACGAAAAAGTACTTGGAAGCGCCGGTAAGGCTTAG
- a CDS encoding response regulator yields the protein MTQNDELLKSVSVLYVEDEASIRAMITRFLKKRVAVIYEASNGSEGLDIYNSNKTEIDLVITDIQMPVMDGMTMINEILKIDENQPIIITTAYNDEQHTSDRVCRNVIKPIKLENLLESVMFCVWVR from the coding sequence ATGACACAAAATGATGAATTGCTGAAATCAGTGTCAGTGCTTTACGTAGAAGATGAGGCATCGATAAGAGCAATGATAACCCGCTTTCTAAAAAAAAGGGTTGCTGTCATTTACGAGGCTTCTAATGGTAGTGAAGGTTTGGATATATACAATTCAAACAAAACTGAGATTGATTTAGTGATAACCGATATTCAAATGCCGGTTATGGATGGAATGACAATGATAAATGAAATCCTGAAAATAGATGAAAACCAGCCAATTATAATAACCACAGCATATAACGATGAGCAGCACACCAGTGATAGGGTTTGCAGAAATGTGATAAAGCCGATAAAACTTGAGAATTTGCTTGAGAGTGTTATGTTTTGTGTGTGGGTGAGGTAA
- a CDS encoding HAMP domain-containing protein yields MLDNMKIGTKLVGSFLLVAIIAAFIGVFAIINLHKIDNADTLLYEKMTVPLGQLGEISTSFQRVRINVMELVDAKTKEEMQKPMDTIKQLRESIDKDSAEFEKTIMTDKAREMFKHFLETRKAYGAIIDKTVELVTAGKNAEADAFVKGEGKKAAFAEQAAIDALQENKVKRAKETSEANTALANSVTNLIIAITVIGAILAMALGLIISSSISKPLKQGVVFAEGIASGDLSQQIHMDRKDEVGQLANALNDMVDKLKSVIGEVNVSADNVSSGSIELSGTAQVISQGATEQAASVEEVSSSMEQMASGIKQNADNSQQTERMAAKASQDAQESGKAVDEAVHAMKEIASKISIIEEIARQTNLLALNAAIEAARAGEHGKGFAVVASEVRKLAERSQKAAGEISTLSSTTVQVSEKAGTMLRQLVPDIQKTAELVQEISAASSEQNAGADQINKAITQLDQVIQQNASASEEMASTSEELTSQAEQLSAAIAFFRTGEQRHVSKAPKKQPPKIAHITHEKHKPAAATKAKKVDLLAEHKDDSEFESY; encoded by the coding sequence ATTCTTGACAACATGAAAATCGGCACAAAGTTAGTAGGCAGTTTTTTGCTGGTAGCCATAATAGCGGCATTTATCGGGGTTTTTGCAATAATTAATTTACACAAAATAGACAACGCCGATACGCTTCTGTATGAGAAAATGACTGTACCCTTGGGTCAGTTGGGAGAAATATCCACATCATTTCAACGTGTAAGGATAAATGTGATGGAGTTGGTTGACGCAAAGACAAAAGAGGAAATGCAGAAACCAATGGATACTATTAAACAGCTAAGAGAATCTATAGACAAGGACTCAGCAGAATTTGAAAAAACAATAATGACTGATAAAGCACGGGAGATGTTCAAGCATTTTCTTGAGACACGAAAAGCCTACGGTGCGATAATCGACAAAACTGTGGAGTTAGTCACTGCAGGTAAAAATGCAGAAGCTGATGCGTTTGTCAAAGGCGAAGGTAAAAAAGCAGCTTTTGCAGAGCAGGCTGCTATAGATGCCTTACAGGAAAATAAAGTGAAAAGAGCCAAAGAGACCTCAGAAGCCAACACAGCGCTTGCCAACAGTGTGACAAATCTGATAATCGCTATAACAGTAATCGGCGCTATTTTAGCCATGGCATTAGGGTTGATTATTTCCAGCTCGATAAGTAAACCGCTAAAGCAAGGAGTGGTATTTGCGGAAGGTATTGCGAGCGGCGATTTAAGCCAGCAGATACACATGGACAGAAAGGACGAGGTTGGGCAGCTTGCCAACGCACTAAACGACATGGTGGATAAGCTAAAAAGTGTCATAGGCGAGGTCAATGTATCAGCTGATAACGTATCCTCAGGGAGCATTGAGTTAAGCGGCACAGCTCAGGTTATCTCTCAAGGCGCTACAGAGCAGGCGGCGTCAGTTGAGGAGGTGTCCTCGTCAATGGAGCAGATGGCATCAGGTATTAAACAAAACGCCGATAACTCTCAGCAGACAGAACGGATGGCAGCCAAGGCATCTCAGGATGCGCAAGAAAGTGGCAAGGCTGTGGATGAGGCGGTTCATGCCATGAAAGAAATAGCAAGTAAAATCTCCATAATAGAGGAGATAGCAAGACAGACTAATCTTTTAGCACTTAATGCGGCAATAGAGGCAGCCCGTGCTGGTGAACATGGTAAGGGTTTTGCTGTGGTAGCCTCAGAAGTTAGAAAACTTGCCGAGAGAAGCCAAAAGGCAGCAGGAGAAATCAGCACCTTATCGTCAACAACTGTACAGGTATCAGAAAAAGCAGGCACTATGCTTAGACAGTTAGTGCCAGATATTCAAAAGACTGCGGAGTTGGTTCAGGAAATCAGCGCAGCTAGCAGCGAACAAAATGCCGGTGCTGATCAAATAAACAAGGCAATCACACAGCTTGACCAGGTAATTCAACAAAACGCTTCTGCATCTGAGGAGATGGCGTCAACATCAGAGGAGTTAACATCTCAGGCAGAACAGCTCTCGGCAGCAATAGCGTTTTTTAGAACCGGCGAACAGAGACATGTTTCAAAGGCGCCCAAAAAACAGCCGCCTAAAATAGCGCATATAACACACGAGAAGCATAAACCTGCTGCTGCTACAAAAGCAAAAAAGGTTGATTTGCTTGCCGAGCACAAAGACGACAGCGAATTTGAGTCATACTAA
- a CDS encoding chemotaxis protein CheW, whose product MAEDNTMMQFLTFKLDDEVFALHIEKIREVLEFTTVTKMPRTPEFMRGVINLRGSVVPVIDMKQKFGMSYTEKAVDTCVVIVEVGMEGEKVILGAMVDSVKEVMELEQSAIEPPPKIGTQLSNEYIEGMGKQDDEFVIILDIDKVFSTLDLTMVTEMKGQVPSEAELEKSVNHA is encoded by the coding sequence ATGGCAGAAGATAATACAATGATGCAGTTTTTAACATTTAAGCTGGATGATGAGGTGTTTGCGCTTCATATAGAGAAAATTCGTGAGGTGTTAGAATTTACCACCGTTACGAAGATGCCCAGAACGCCGGAGTTTATGCGAGGCGTGATTAATTTGCGCGGCAGCGTTGTACCAGTTATTGATATGAAACAGAAATTTGGGATGTCCTATACTGAAAAAGCTGTGGATACATGTGTAGTAATTGTAGAGGTTGGAATGGAGGGTGAGAAGGTAATCCTTGGAGCCATGGTTGACAGTGTTAAGGAGGTCATGGAGCTTGAACAGTCGGCAATAGAGCCGCCACCTAAGATTGGCACTCAGTTAAGCAACGAGTATATCGAGGGTATGGGTAAACAGGATGACGAATTTGTCATAATTTTGGATATTGATAAAGTGTTTTCCACACTTGATTTGACTATGGTTACTGAAATGAAAGGACAAGTACCTTCGGAGGCTGAACTTGAAAAGAGTGTAAATCACGCATGA
- a CDS encoding response regulator, which produces MLSSTAKGRILVVDDDKSLLKSSMMILKSEGYDVDTEPDSRVALERIPKGEYDLIISDIKMPNITGLELIAEMRKRGMEEPVILMTAYADLPAAIDAIRRGAFDFLLKPYKPEDFILAVERAIRFRYLLKIEKNYKKQLEQEVSLKTKELKDAFSKITELNNEVMFRLIKASEYKDYETGTHVLRVKQYAVVLSEELGMPRDFIDKIAFVSPLHDVGKIGVSENILLKTEKLTNDEFNIIKTHTNIGSDILKGSNNEQIRLAEIVALSHHERWDGSGYPFGLRGEEISLEARIVNICDQYDALMSSRPYKPSFGHDKTCDILTNGDGRTMPNHFDPKVLEAFKNCAHIFKDIYETK; this is translated from the coding sequence TTGTTAAGTTCAACTGCAAAAGGGAGAATACTGGTTGTAGATGATGATAAATCTTTGCTTAAATCGTCAATGATGATTTTGAAATCTGAGGGCTATGACGTAGATACAGAGCCAGACAGTAGGGTAGCATTAGAGAGAATTCCTAAAGGAGAGTATGACTTAATAATAAGCGATATAAAAATGCCTAACATTACAGGTCTAGAGTTAATAGCAGAGATGAGAAAAAGAGGTATGGAAGAGCCAGTAATCTTGATGACAGCATATGCAGATCTACCAGCAGCAATAGATGCAATAAGAAGAGGAGCATTTGATTTTTTGCTAAAGCCGTACAAACCTGAAGATTTTATTTTGGCAGTAGAGAGGGCAATACGGTTTAGATATTTACTGAAGATTGAAAAAAACTATAAAAAGCAATTAGAACAAGAAGTGTCTTTAAAAACAAAAGAATTAAAAGATGCTTTTAGTAAGATAACCGAATTAAATAATGAAGTGATGTTCCGTCTGATAAAAGCATCGGAATATAAAGACTACGAGACAGGCACACATGTTCTAAGAGTCAAGCAATATGCGGTGGTTCTCTCAGAGGAGCTGGGAATGCCAAGGGATTTTATAGACAAAATAGCATTTGTAAGTCCTTTGCATGATGTTGGGAAAATAGGCGTTTCTGAAAATATTTTGTTAAAAACCGAGAAATTAACCAATGATGAGTTTAATATAATAAAAACCCATACTAATATAGGTTCCGATATATTGAAAGGATCAAACAATGAGCAGATAAGGCTTGCAGAAATAGTGGCACTAAGCCATCATGAAAGATGGGATGGCAGCGGTTATCCTTTTGGTTTGAGAGGTGAAGAGATTTCTTTAGAGGCAAGGATAGTAAATATCTGTGACCAATATGACGCTCTGATGTCAAGCAGACCGTATAAGCCATCGTTTGGACATGACAAGACGTGTGATATATTAACCAATGGAGATGGTAGAACAATGCCGAATCACTTTGACCCTAAAGTGCTTGAGGCATTTAAAAACTGTGCTCATATATTTAAAGACATATATGAGACTAAGTAG
- a CDS encoding DUF1385 domain-containing protein, with translation MNIGGQAVIEGVMMKSKLIWSVAVRDPKGEIHVKKEVLRPLPKLLRLHVIRGVVALWQSLALGIKAIEYSASKAYEGDDKPISPLSMMLTMVTAFVLAIGIFLYLPLYLTKAMGAFLPAVDNSSFVFNAVDGVVRVVFFVTYVYVVSLWKDMRRIFEYHGAEHKVIFAYEAKTGMTLDEIRPFGTYHPRCGTSFLFIVMIMSILIFSLIPKDWSFYWKFGSRVVLIPLIAGISYETLKLSAKMTTNPVIRFLIAPGLLLQRITTKEPDDSQVEVALRALQEVLPETGGAANAG, from the coding sequence ATGAATATAGGCGGTCAGGCGGTTATTGAAGGCGTCATGATGAAGTCTAAGTTGATATGGTCGGTGGCAGTGCGCGACCCTAAGGGGGAGATTCATGTAAAGAAGGAGGTTTTGCGGCCTTTACCGAAGCTCCTCAGACTTCACGTAATTCGCGGGGTTGTCGCTTTGTGGCAGTCGCTTGCTCTTGGCATTAAGGCGATTGAGTACTCGGCGTCAAAAGCGTATGAGGGTGACGATAAGCCAATCTCGCCGCTTTCTATGATGCTCACTATGGTCACGGCTTTCGTACTTGCAATAGGGATATTTCTCTACCTGCCGCTGTATTTGACTAAGGCTATGGGAGCTTTTTTACCTGCGGTTGATAACAGCTCCTTTGTGTTTAATGCGGTGGATGGCGTGGTAAGAGTGGTGTTTTTTGTGACTTACGTATATGTCGTAAGCCTGTGGAAAGATATGCGCAGAATTTTTGAGTATCATGGAGCAGAGCACAAAGTTATCTTTGCGTATGAGGCAAAGACCGGTATGACACTGGATGAGATACGGCCATTTGGTACATATCACCCAAGATGCGGCACCAGTTTTCTCTTTATCGTGATGATTATGAGCATTCTGATATTTTCTTTGATACCAAAAGATTGGAGTTTTTATTGGAAATTTGGTTCAAGAGTGGTTCTGATACCGCTAATAGCTGGAATTTCGTATGAGACATTAAAATTATCGGCTAAAATGACTACAAATCCGGTAATACGATTTCTGATAGCGCCTGGGCTGCTCCTTCAGCGCATTACAACAAAGGAGCCGGATGATTCGCAAGTGGAGGTAGCTTTGCGCGCACTTCAAGAGGTACTGCCGGAAACAGGCGGGGCAGCGAATGCTGGATAA
- a CDS encoding cytochrome c codes for MSFVLHLFMMFRFSGREGWPLVGGIYNKEESAINQGVVFGGLVVLVMKGMTLEHREMLYKKFFYVFVLAVLTLVAVPSSYAAESDGKDVYKRYCSPCHGEKGEGNGPVAKALFPKPRDFTQGSYKIKSTSGTLPLDSDILRTIKNGMPGTSMTPWDVLSDAQRNSLLPVLKGFSKYFSQETPDAPAKVTGHFGSSASAIADGKKLYMDKGCWECHGATGKGDGFKADRLKDDWGNPISAYDFTQGDKFKGGSSDEDVFLRFTTGMSGTPMPSYEDSLTAEQRWNLVHYVKSLMKK; via the coding sequence ATGTCTTTTGTGTTGCATCTGTTTATGATGTTCCGTTTTAGTGGTCGCGAAGGCTGGCCTTTGGTCGGTGGAATTTATAATAAGGAGGAGAGTGCCATAAACCAGGGGGTAGTATTCGGTGGTTTAGTGGTGCTCGTAATGAAAGGTATGACTTTAGAACACAGAGAAATGCTCTACAAGAAGTTTTTTTATGTCTTTGTTCTTGCTGTCCTTACCTTGGTTGCTGTACCGTCATCGTACGCTGCGGAATCAGATGGTAAAGACGTTTATAAAAGGTACTGTTCACCTTGCCACGGTGAAAAAGGAGAAGGTAACGGCCCTGTTGCAAAGGCGCTGTTTCCAAAACCCAGAGATTTCACTCAGGGGTCTTATAAAATTAAATCAACTTCAGGCACACTGCCCCTGGACAGCGATATCCTTCGCACAATTAAAAACGGTATGCCAGGTACCAGCATGACCCCGTGGGATGTGCTCTCCGATGCCCAACGCAATTCGCTACTGCCTGTACTAAAAGGATTTTCAAAGTATTTTAGTCAAGAGACGCCCGATGCTCCTGCCAAAGTGACTGGTCATTTCGGATCTTCAGCAAGTGCAATAGCTGATGGGAAAAAGCTCTACATGGATAAGGGTTGCTGGGAATGCCACGGCGCTACCGGTAAAGGTGACGGCTTTAAGGCTGACAGACTGAAAGACGACTGGGGTAATCCGATTTCTGCCTACGACTTCACACAGGGTGATAAGTTCAAAGGCGGCAGTTCTGATGAGGATGTATTTCTTAGATTTACCACAGGGATGTCAGGCACCCCAATGCCTTCTTATGAAGATTCACTCACGGCTGAACAGAGGTGGAACCTGGTCCACTATGTGAAGTCATTGATGAAAAAATGA
- the prfA gene encoding peptide chain release factor 1 encodes MLDKLQSIEARYQELRNKLAEPEVMASHKDSLKYSKECSDLEPIVEKITEYKKVLFDMEEAEGLLKNDSDDDLKGLAKDELEELKVKRPELENNLKLMLLPKDPRDERSVVLEIRAGTGGEEAALFVTDLFRMYSRYAESRNWKVDIIDSNPTGLGGNREMVAGISGKGAYSRLKYESGVHRVQRVPVTEASGRIHTSAATVAVLPEAEEIDFRIDEKDLRIDTFCSSGPGGQGVNTTYSAIRIVHIPTGVTVQCQDERSQLKNKIRAMKVLRSRLYDMELEKIEKERADNRKSQVGTGDRSERIRTYNFPQNRVTDHRIGLTLHKLNLVLEGAIDEIVDALNTQDEAIKLKELTTVSDSH; translated from the coding sequence ATGCTGGATAAACTTCAAAGCATAGAGGCACGGTATCAGGAGCTTCGAAATAAGCTTGCCGAGCCGGAGGTTATGGCCTCCCACAAGGACAGCCTCAAGTATTCAAAGGAGTGCTCTGACCTTGAGCCGATAGTTGAGAAAATTACTGAGTACAAAAAAGTGCTTTTTGACATGGAGGAGGCTGAGGGTCTGCTTAAAAACGACTCGGATGATGATCTTAAGGGGCTGGCAAAAGATGAGTTAGAGGAGCTTAAGGTAAAACGCCCTGAGCTTGAAAATAATCTTAAGCTGATGCTATTGCCAAAAGATCCGCGTGATGAAAGAAGCGTGGTGCTTGAAATCAGAGCTGGAACCGGAGGCGAGGAGGCGGCTCTTTTTGTCACAGATTTATTCAGGATGTACAGCAGATATGCTGAGAGCAGAAATTGGAAAGTGGACATTATAGACTCTAACCCGACAGGCCTTGGCGGTAACCGAGAGATGGTTGCAGGCATATCGGGCAAGGGCGCTTACAGCCGTCTTAAGTACGAAAGCGGCGTTCACAGAGTGCAGAGAGTCCCTGTAACAGAGGCATCGGGCAGAATTCACACATCTGCGGCAACGGTAGCGGTGCTTCCTGAGGCTGAGGAGATAGATTTTAGGATTGACGAAAAAGATTTACGCATTGATACGTTTTGCTCATCGGGTCCGGGCGGTCAGGGAGTAAACACCACATATTCGGCAATCAGAATTGTCCACATTCCAACCGGCGTAACGGTGCAGTGTCAGGATGAGCGCTCTCAGCTTAAAAACAAAATTCGGGCTATGAAAGTTCTCCGTTCACGGCTTTACGATATGGAACTTGAAAAGATAGAGAAGGAGCGCGCTGACAACAGAAAGTCACAGGTTGGCACAGGAGACAGAAGCGAACGCATAAGAACCTACAATTTCCCGCAAAACCGGGTGACAGACCACAGAATTGGGCTCACTCTGCACAAATTAAACCTTGTTCTTGAAGGTGCAATTGATGAGATCGTTGATGCTCTAAACACTCAGGACGAAGCGATAAAACTTAAAGAATTGACAACTGTTTCAGACTCGCACTAA
- a CDS encoding ATP-binding protein, producing MPCKLEDILGKIFDPYFTTKGKTREKGLGLYTAKLLIEKSMKGTITVRNIDGWCEFRIEL from the coding sequence ATGCCATGTAAACTAGAGGATATTCTTGGTAAAATATTTGATCCATATTTCACAACAAAAGGTAAGACTAGGGAAAAGGGACTTGGTTTATATACTGCAAAATTATTAATAGAAAAGAGCATGAAAGGCACTATCACAGTCAGAAACATTGATGGATGGTGCGAGTTTAGGATTGAATTATGA
- a CDS encoding response regulator: protein MRILMAEDDFVSRVLLQNILSSYGDVDVTINGLEAVEAFSLAFDEGQPYDLVCLDIMMPEMDGLEALKEIRKKEEFMGVAVSDEVKIIMTTALDSPGTILEAYYRGGCNDYLTKPVDTKRLKELLVLYGLV from the coding sequence ATGAGAATACTAATGGCGGAGGATGATTTTGTAAGCCGCGTATTACTGCAGAATATTTTGTCTTCATACGGGGATGTGGATGTTACTATAAATGGATTAGAAGCGGTTGAGGCGTTCTCACTCGCCTTTGATGAAGGGCAGCCCTATGATCTTGTTTGTCTTGACATTATGATGCCTGAAATGGATGGTTTGGAGGCATTGAAAGAAATCCGTAAAAAAGAAGAATTCATGGGGGTTGCAGTATCTGATGAGGTTAAAATTATTATGACTACGGCTTTAGATTCTCCTGGAACTATTCTTGAAGCTTACTATCGTGGTGGATGCAATGATTATCTTACGAAACCTGTTGATACCAAAAGACTGAAAGAGCTGCTTGTATTATATGGGTTAGTATAA